The nucleotide window GTGGACCGGACGAACGAACTCGACTCGGCCACCGAACGCGGCCTGGACCAGGCGGACGCCGTGCGCCGAGCGGAGGAGTTCCTCGCCCCGTTCCGTCCCGGTGCGGCCGAGTCCCGGGTCGTCTCGGTGGTCGAGGCCGAGGTGTTGGTGAGCCGGGAGCCGCGCTCCGAACCTCGCCGCTACGTCACGGGAACCCAGGTCAACCTCGGCTTCACCGTCGAAGGTGTGCCGTTGCTCGGCCCGGGGGCCAAGATGCAGGTCACGGTGGGCGCCGAAGGCGAGATCCAGGCGGCCTACCGGATGTGGCGGAAGGTCGCGACGGTCGACCGGGTGCGGGGATTCGCACCGGAGGAGCTCGCCGACCGCCTCGGACGGAGCCGGATGTTCGCCCAGCTGACCGACGAGACGGCCCGGGTCGAGATCACCACCGCGCGCGCCGGCCTCTTGTGTCTGCCCCCGACCGAACGCCAGACCCTGCTGCCGCCGGCGATCGAGATCCGCGGCACCGTCAGCACCGAGACGGCACCGGACGTCGGCTTCTCGATCTTCGTGAGCGCGGCCGACACCCGGGGACGGCGGCCGCGGACGGAGCGCACCGGACTGCCGTCCCGCATCGTGGCCTGACCACCGCGACCAGCGCGACCCGTGCGGCTCACGCGACCCGTGCGGCTCAGGCGGGGTGGGAGTCCGGTTCGCTGCGCTCCTGCCGACGGCGATGCCGATGCCACAACGCGACGGCTGCCACCAGGACGACCACGGTCATCACCGCCGCGCCCCGGCCGATCACCTTCTCGACCAGGTGGTAGGAGTTGCCCGCCAGGTAGCCGACCAGGCAGAACGTGACGCCCCACACCACACCACCCAGGGCGTTGTAGGCCAGGAAGGTGCCGTAGGGCATCCGGCTCAGTCCGGCCAGACCGGGCATCACGGCCCGCAGGAACGCCGTCCAGCGCCCCAGGAAGACCGCCGACCCACCGCGGGTCCGCAAGAAGTCGCGCGCGCCGTCCAGCCGGGACCGGTGACGGCGCAGCGGCCCCAGATCGAGCACCGAGTCGCCGTAGTGACGCCCCACCTCGTAGCCCACGCTGTCCCCCACGATCGCGGCGATCACCACCAGGACGCCGAGCGCCCAGATCGAGATCACGTCCTGTGAGGCCAGCACCCCACCGAGCACCACGGCCGTCTCACCGGGCAACACGAACCCGACGAACACCGCCGCCTCGCCGAAGACCAGCAAACCGATCACCAGATAGGCCAGACCCGGCGGCAAGTGGAGGATCGGCTCCAGATAGGCGGACACCAGGGCACCGTACCGTCGCCGTCACCGCAGGTGTTGCTCGTAGGCTGTGGCCGTGGCTGATCCCGTGGTGACGAGCATCCTGCTCGTCGAGGACGACGAGGCGATCGGACGGCCGATGGTCGGGGCACTGCGCGGCCAGGGGTACGACCCGCTGTGGGCGCTGACCGCGGCCGAGGCGCTCGAGCTGGCCGGCACCGAGACCCCCGCCCTGGTGTTGCTCGACCTCGGCCTGCCCGACCTGGACGGCGTGGAGTTGTGCCGCCAGCTGCGCGCCGTGCTGCCCGCCACGGTGATCGTGGTGCTGTCCGGCCGCGCTGATGACGTCGACGTGGTGCTGGGGCTCGAGGCCGGTGCCGACGACTACCTGACCAAGCCGTTCCGGTTGCCGGTGCTGCTGGCCCGCATCCGCGCCCACCTGCGCCGACTCACCCCGGTGCTGGGCCCCGCGGACTCGCAGGTGGTCCGACTCGGGGCGCTGAACCTCGATCTCGGTGCCCGCCGCTGTGACGTCGCCGGCCGCGAGGTGCCGCTACGACCCAAGGAGTTCGAACTGCTCGCCGCCCTGGTGGCGGGGGCCGGGCAGGCGGTGAGCCGCGACCAGTTGATGTCGCAGGTGTGGGACGAGAACTGGACCGGGTCGACCAAGACGCTCGACATGCACGTCTCCTCGCTACGGCGCAAGCTCGCCGATCACGGCGAGGACCCGAACCGGATCGTCACCCTGCGGAGCTTCGGGTACCGGTACGACCCGCCGGGTCGGGCTGCGGCGAACTGACCGCGGGCAGCACCGCGGCGAAGATCGCCGGACGACGCGAGGTCACCTCGAGTCGACCGCCGTCGGCCTCGATCAGCGAGCGGGCCAGCGCCAGGCCGATCCCCGTACCGCGAGCATCCGGTGAGCGCCTCGTGAAGATCACCTCGGCGCCGGCGCTGGTGGGATCGGGCAGGCCCTCCCCCTGATCGGCGACCTCGACGATGACCGTCTGGTCGGCACTGCGCACAGCCACCCGCACCGTGCCCGCCCCGTGCGTCAAGGCGTTGTCGAGCAGGACGTCCAGCACGGTGCGCAGCGCGGGCGGCGACACCAGCGCACCGGGCAGCTCGTCGTCCAGGGCCGTGATCAGGGCCCGCCCGGCATCGGCCAGCCGCCGTGACCAGGGCTGCACCACGTCCCTGACCAGTGCACCGGCATCGATGCACTCGGTCGCCCGCCGGGTGTCACGGGCCAATGCCAGCAGGTCGAGCACCGTGCGCTCGAGCCGGTCGAGATCGCTCAGAGCGTCCTGTACCGAGGTGCGCAGGTCGGCGCCCGGGGTGAGCAGGGAGGCCTCGAGACCGATCCGCACGGCGGTCAGCGGCCCGCGCAACTGATGGCTGGCATCGGCGCTGAAGGCGCGTTCCCGCTCGAGCATGCCGCCCAGGCGGCGGGCGGTCAGCTCCAGGTTGCGGCCGGCGTCGTCCACCTCTCGCACCCGCGAACGATTCGGGCGCACCGAGAAATCACCCTGCCCCAGAGCAGCGGCCGACTCGGCGAGTTGCTGCAGCGGCTGGGCGAGCCGTCGGGCCTGGCGACGGGCCAGCGCAGCCGCCAGGCCCAGGACCGCCAGGGCCAGCGCGGCCATCAGCGCCCAGGTGAGCCACACGATGTGTTGCACCAGGGCGTACGGCTCGGCGGCCCGCACCACGTACGCGGCCGGCGCGTCGGCATCCTCGGTCAGGGGGACGACGGTCACCAGCTCGGAGCCGAGCCGGGCCGACTCCTCGACACCCGTGGCGGAGACCCGGCCGGTGATCGGGTCGGCCCGAGCCGGGCCCTCCCCGGCGATCCGTAGGCCGGTGCCGTCGTACACCCCGATCACCACCGTCGGCTCGTGGGGAACCGGGAGCACCGAGGGGATCGTGGACGGCTGGGCCAGGACCGCCGGAGTGAGCACCGAGCGGGAGCGCTCGGCGTCGCGGGCCAGGTGCTCCTGTGCCTCACCGCGGTACAGGCCACCGACCACCACGGCCAGCGGCACCGCGAACAACAGCATGGCCAACGCGCTGACCACCACGATGGTGCGTTGCACCATCGACGACAGCCGCACCGTGTCGCCCGCCGTCATGACCCGGGTACCGATCAGGTGAGGGACGCCGCGGCACCCACGCGATCGACGTCCGGCTCGAGGTAGATCACCCGGGCGATCGGGACGGCGCTGCGCACCCGAGCCTCGGCGTCGTCGATGATCCGGGCGACGTCGGAGGCCAGCCGCTGGGGCCCGACGGCGATCTTGGCCGCCACGAGCAGCTCGTCCGGCCCCAGGTGCAACGTCTTCATGTGGATGACCCGTTCGACGCCGACACCGACCAGGGCGGTCTCGATCGCCGTGAGGTGTTCGCGGGTCGCCCCCTCACCGATCAGCAGGGAGTTCATCTCGATCGCCAGCACCGCCGCGACCACCACCAGCAGCACCCCGATCAGGGCGGTGCCGGCCGCATCCCAGCGGCCGTCATCGGTGAACAGGGTCATGCCCACACCGAACAACGCAAACACCAGACCGACCAGGGCGGCCAGGTCCTCCAGCAGCACCACGGGCAGTTCCGGGGCCTTGGCGGTGCGCACGAAATCGACCCAACTACGGTGCCCTCGTACGTGATTGGACTCGGCGATCGCGGTACGGAAGGAGAAGGACTCCAGCCCGATGGCCACCACCAGAACCGCGATCGGCACCCACTTCCAGGCCTCGATCGGCTCGGGGTGCGACCACTTGTGCCACGCCTCGTAGAGTGCGAACAGGCCCCCCACGCTGAACAGCACGATCGAGACGATGAAGGCGTAGACGTACCGCTGGCGGCCGTAGCCGAACGGGTGCTCGGCGGTCGCCGCCCGGCTCGCCCGCTTGCCACCGATCAACAGCAGCAACTGGTTGCCCGAGTCGGCCAGTGAGTGGATCGACTCGGCGAGCATGGAGCTGGACCGCGTCAGCAGGAACGCCACGAACTTGGTCGCGGCGATCCCCAGATTGGCGGCCAGGGCAGCAACGATGGCGCGGGTGCCACCTTCGGTCGACATCGTTCAGCGAGTCCGATCGCGCAGGTCCGCCACATGCGGAGAGGTCAGTGGGTCCAGCCCCGAGGCCAGGGCGAGGTAGGTGGCCGCGAAGTCGGTCAGCGAGACCAGGTCCGCGAAACGCTCCAGCGGGTGGCCGGGTTCGGCGCTGACCTCACTGACCCGCACGCCGGCCTCCTGCGCGGTCAGCCGGACGGCGTCCGCGGTACGGCTGGTCACCAGCCAGGTGCCGTCCGGGCGATCCACGCTCGGCTCGGCGTCGCGCAACAGCAGCAGCCGCAAGGCGACCCGACCCGGACCGTCCAGGAACGGATCGGCGAACACGTCCTCCTCCGCACGGGCGGCGAACGGCCCACCGAAGGTGGCCACCACATCGCCGGCGTCGTCCGGCAGGGCACCGCGCATCGCCGGCACCCGCGCGGTGCGGGCCAGCATGGCCACGGCGCGGCTGGCCGCGACACCCGTGACGTCACCGTCGCCGAGCACCACCGGCACGCTGTCGGCCAGATCGAGAGCCAGCGTCTTGGCCGGGTTCACGAACGCCTCGGACGCCGGCCGGTACGTCGCGGCCCGGGCATCGAGCCGGTCGGCCACGCTCTCGAGCACTGCGTCGGAGGTGTCGGTCAAGCCCACGGCATGGGCGGCAGCCAACACCGGGGTGAGCAACGACCACATCCCCATGCGCGAGGCTCGCGCGGCCGGGCTGGCCGGCGGTGGTACCGGCACGTGCACCCCGCCGGTGCGCTGGGCCACCTCCTGCAGCGGCGAACCGGTCATCCCCACGGTCAGCAGCCGAGAGCCCCTCCGAGCGGCCTCGGCAGCCAGCCCCAGGGGGCCCGGCGCACGTCCCGACATCGACACGGCGACCACGAGATCGAGCGGGCCGACCCACCCCGGCAACGGCAACCCGCGGCGCACCGTCACGGGCACCGGTGATCCACTGCCGGCCAACATGGCCAACACGTCGCCGACCACGGCTGATCCGCCCAGACTCGCCACCACCACCGACCGGGGACGCCCGTCCCCCACCAACCGGCTGACCTCCGCCTCGGCGGTGGCGCGCATCGAGACCCGCACCTGGGCGCCGGCACTGGCCAGCGCGCGCAGGCTGCCCGAGGGATCGGCGCCCGCCAGTCCCTCGGCGTCGTCCAGCAGCTGTTCGTCGAGTGCCATGTCTCAGCCCTGGTCTCGGGTGCGGGCCTCGTCCACGAGCAGCACCGGGATGCCGCCCTCAGCCACCGGATAGGCCAGCCGGCAGACCGTGCAGTGCAGTTCGGGAGCCGAACCGTCCGGCCCCTCACCGTCCCGCAGCACACCGGAACAGGACGGGCAGCGCAGGATCTCGCGCAGCCAGCCATCGATCGTCGTCACAGTCACGAACCCATCCTGACCCATAGGTCACCCATTGCGGACGAGGCTGAGCACATCGTCGCGCAAAGCTGCCATCTCGGTGGCGGTCGGAGCCTCGGCGTTGAGCCGCAACAACGGCTCGGTGTTGCTCGGGCGCAGGTTGAACCACCAGCCCTGGGCGTCGTGGATCACACTCAACCCATCGAGCCGGTCCAGGCGGACCCCGGGACGATCGACGAACGCCGCCTCGACCCGGGCCGTCGCCGCGGCCACGTCGTCCACCCGGGAGTTGATCTCACCGCTGGCGACGTACCGCTCGTACTCGGCGGTCAACTGCGACAACGGCACCGCACCCGCATCGGAGGCCTCGCCCAGCGCTGCGAGCACGTGCATCGCGGCCAGCATGCCGGTGTCGGCGAACCAGAAGTCACGGAAGTAGTAGTGCGCCGAGTGCTCGCCCCCGAAGACCGCGCTGTGAGCGGCCATCTCGGCCTTGATGAACGAGTGCCCCACACGGGTGCGCAGCGCCGTCCCGCCGGCCTCGGCGATCACCTCGGGCACGGCCCGTGAGGTGATCAGGTTGTGGATCACGGTGGCCGACCGGCCCGCGGCCCGCTCCTTGGCGATCTCGCGCCGGGCGACCAGCGCGGTGACCGCACTGGGACTGACCGGCTCGCCGCGCTCGTCGATCACGAAGCACCGGTCGGCGTCCCCGTCGAAGGCCAGGCCGATGTCGGCCCCCTCCCGGACCACGGCCGCCTGCAGATCGCGCAGGTTGGCCGGCTCGAGCGGGTTGGCCTCGTGGTTGGGGAAGGTGCCGTCGAGCTCGAAGTACAGCGGGACGACGTCCAGCGGCAGCGCGGCCAGCCCTGCCGCGGTGCCCAGCACCGCCGGGGTGGTCAGACCGCCCATGCCGTTGCCGGCGTCGACGACCACTCGCAGTGGCCGGCTGCCGGACAGGTCGACCAACGCACGCAGGTGGGCCGCGTACCCGGCGAGCCGGTCCTCGGTGACGATCGTTCCCGGGGTCGGCGCGACCGGCGCGCTCGCCCCGGACAACAACTGCTCGGCGCGCTGCCGGATCCGCACCAGGCCGGTGTCCTGCCCGATCGGGCGCGCGGCGGCGCGGCACAGCTTGATGCCGTTGTAGGCGGCCGGGTTGTGGGAGGCGGTGAACATGGCCCCGGGGGCGTCCAGCGCCCCACTGGCGTAGTAGAGGCCGTCGGTACTGCACAGCCCGATCAGGACGACGTCCAGCCCGGTCGCGGCCGCTCCCTCGGCGAAGGCCTGCGCCAGCTCGGGCGAGGAGGGCCTCATGTCGTAGCCGATGACCACGCGCCGGGTGGCACCCGAGGCCGTCCGATCGTCGGCGACCTCCTCGGCGAACGCCACCCCGAGGGCACGGGTCACCTCGGCGTCGATCTGCTCACCGACCAGACCCCGGACGTCGTAGGCCTTGACCACATCGGACAGATCACGACGTGACGCTCCCTCGGCCGGATCAGCCAGGTCGCAGAGTTCGAGCACCGCCGCATCGCCATCGCGAAGGTCGATGGCCGGCGAGAGGGCGGTGGGTGCGGTGGTCAGGTCATCACGTGCTGGAGTCACGCCTCGACCCTACCCAGCGGCACCGACACCCGGCCGGGGATCATGAACAGACCACACGATCACACGATCACACCTTGCGGGTGCGATCGAGCACGCCGTCCACGCTCAGTTCGGCTCCGCCGTGCTCCCAGGTCTTGTGTTCGCAGCGGTGGCAGGAGGTGAAGTCCACCGGTGTGCCGTCGGTGAGGTTCATCGAGAGCCGGGTCACATGGCCCGAGCCACAGGCCTGGCAGCTGATCGCCGTTCGATTGTCACGCTGAGTGAGCGACCCCAGCGGGGGATGCACGACCTCGGCGCGGCCACGACCCCGCCGGCGTACCGGGCGAGAGTGGTTCGACGGTTGGTGGGTCGTGCGGACAGAACGAGACGCTGCGGCGCGAACCGGCATCGGGAGGTTCTCCTCGGATCCACGGGCGCATCCACGGCGCCGTTCGGGTGACCCCCAGTGACTCGACCCGATCAGGGATGACCTTGAGCCCCGGGAGTGTCCCGGCGAACCCGTCCATTCCGGACGGCGCCGCTCGGGTGGTTCCGCTCGCCGAACGAGTGGGCCTCAGTGGCCGGGATCGCGCAGCACCCGCAGATGACCTCGACGGCCGACCTCCACCGAGGAGGCGGCGGCCTCGCGCATCAGGCCGGCAGCCGGTTCCGGATCGGGGCGCACCCGGGCCGCCTCGCGGACGGCGTCGGCCAGGGCCAGCAGATCGTCGTGTGAGGGTGCGGGCGACTCGAACGGTTCGGTCGACAGCCGCATCACCTCCCAGCCCCGGGGAACGGTGAGCCGCTCGGCGTGCGCAGCGCACAGGTCGTAGCAGTGAGGTTCGGCATGACTGGCCAACGGGCCGAGCACGGCCGTGGAATCCGAATAGACGTAGGTCAAGGTGGCGACGGCGGGCCGGCCGCACGCCGTCCGCGAACACTGCCGCACAGCACCCACCCGCCGGACAGTACCCGCCCGTGGCAACCCGCGACAGCCCGGCGCGCCGGTTAGCCTGGCCAGGTGTCCACACCCTCCCCCCGGCCCGGGACTCCCGCCCGTCGACGCGACCGTCACGGCCGGGGTCCGAGAGGGCCGGTGATCCCCCGCACGGTGCCCGCGTGGAAGAGCCGCTCGGACCGGTTCGACGCCACCGTGCTGGATGCGGTCGAGCGGTTGGAGCAGACCTGGCCGGCCGAGGTCGACGGCATCGAGTTCGCCGTCGAGGACGTCCCGCCGTCCGACCCGGCTCCCTGGGAACACGGAGCGGTGCCGTTGGGACGGTCCTTCCCCGCTCACGGCGATCTGCCGCACCGGGTGGTGATCTACCGGCGACCGGTGGAGTCGCGGGTGGGCGACGGTACCGAGTTGCCCGCCCTGGTGCACGACGTGGTGGTCGAGCAGGTCGCCCACCTGTTGGGCCGGCGCCCGGAGGAGATCGACCCGCGCTACGGCACCGGTTGACCGGGCCCGAACCGGATCAGCTCACGCCGACGCCGGGGTCGTGCACCACGACGGGGGGCGATACCGGGGCCGTCGGACCGGGACGCACCGGAACCACCGAGATCATGGGACCGGCAGCATCCGCCGCCGTCAGCACCATCGCCGCGTGGATCGACCCGCTACCGGCGCTGGGTACCGAACGCAGCAGCACCGCGGTGGCCGTCGCGCTGATCGGCACATCGACCTGACGCCCCGCCTCGATGCTGACGAGGCGCTCCGCTCCGGCCACACCGGCCGCGCTCACCTCGCTGACCCCGACCTCGGCGGCGCTGCCCTGCCCCGGGCTCGCGGAGGAGGCGGCGACGTCGGCGCCCGCCGTCGAGCGCTCTGCGGTGGTGAGCACCAACCGGGAGCCCACCCCCGTCGGGGGCGTCGCGAGGATCACCGTGCCGCGCAGCGGTGACGTGGCGGCCGCCCAGGCCAGATCGCTCGGCGGCACGGTCTTGCCCACAGCGGCCGCGGTACCCGCCAGCTCACCACCGGCCAGAGTGCGGGTGAGCAGAGCACCGGCCACCACCGGCTCGTCGGCCTCGACCACTGCGGTGTAGTGCCCGGCCGGCAGCGCCGCCGAGACCTGCAGCGGGACGTCGCGCACACCCCCCGCGGGAACGGTCACCACCGCGCCGGGAACGGTTACCGGCCCGGCCGCGCCGATCAGGTGGACCCGCGCCACGGCCTCGGCGTCACCGGGTGCCACGACCCGGACGGCGGTGCGCCCCGGAGCGGCCAGATCGAGCCCGGGGATCACCTGACTGCGCGCGGCCGGGGCCGCGGGGACGATTCCGTCGACCCCACCAGGGGTGAAGCCGGCCAGTCGCTGATGGTGCAGGGTCGCGACCACCCGACCGGTGCGCACCAGGACCTCGACCGCGAGCTGCCCGGCGTCCGGGGCGAGGGCGTCGACGAACAGCACCGTCTGGTGGTGGGCCGCCACGACGACGCCTTCGCCGGCAGGGGCTTTCACGATGCCCTGTGGGCCGTGCACGAACACGTCGAGCAGGGCAGTACTCGGCGTCGGGTTGATCAGCACCAGCCGGGTGCGCTCGCCGGGCCCGGTGCCACCGCCGACCAACCAGGCGTGGTTGGTGGCCGCCGAGCAGCCCGCGGCGGACAGTCCCCGCAGATCGCCCGAGGCAGCCAGTGTGGTCTGCAGCGCTGCGGCCGGCACGGCGCGTCCGGCCCCGGCGGTCCGGGCGTCGAGCCGCACCGCACCCGCAGCGGACCGGGGCAGCCGTGCCTGCGCCAGATCGCCGGCCAGGGTCAGGGGCGTCGATCCCCCGGACCCCCCGGACGGCGCAGACGCCGCAGACGCCACGGTCGCGCCGGCCAGACTCGCCGAGCCGCCGGCACCGGTGAGCGCGACCGCGCTGATCGTCACCGGGCCTTGGGGGGCGACGACGCTGCCACCGGCGGGGGCGAGCAAGGTCTCGGGGCCAGGGCACACCAGCGTGGGGGTGGCCGACGACAACGACAGCGTGACGGGGCGAACAGCCGTCGGCATCGGCGTGCCGTAGGCCTGAGCAGCCAGGCTCAGCCCCACCGCGGCGGCACCCGTCACCACGAGAGCCAGCGCGCCACGCAGTCGCGCCGCCTTCATACCGGCGACCCCTCGGCCGTGGCCTCGGTCGAAGCGTCACCGGACACGTCGGCGTCGGCCACGTCGGCATCGGCCACGTCGACGGCATCGGCCACCTCGGTGAGGTCAGCAAGCAACGTCGGGCATGACGTCGGGCATGACGTCGGGCAGGACGTCGGGCAGCTCACCCTCTTCGGGGTGATCGAGGTCGAAGACCCTGGGCGCGGGACGGATCTCGGTCTCCTGCGTGGTCTCACGAGCCACCGGGTGGGTCGGGCGGGGTGCGGGAGGCGGCGCGATCCGGCTGCGGACCCTGGGCAGGGGCAGCGCCAGCAACAGGGCGAGCAACGCCGTCACCCACCGGGCGCCGTCGACCCAGCGGCTCGCCGTCCAAGGGCTCGGCCCGACGTGACCCAGCTGGAGCCGACCGGCGTGGGCGGGCAGCACGAACGCCTGTGCCCAGCCGTTCGTGCCCGCCGTCTGGGCCACCAGCGCAACACCGTCGTAGCGCGCCTGCCACCCCGGATCGGCGGCCTCGGCGAGCACCACCCGCCGCCCGGCAGCACCTTGGGGCACGTCGGCCTCGACGCTGACGCCGTCCCTCGCCGTGGGCAGGACAGCGCGCACCACGCCGTCGGGGTCGATCACGCGCACCCGGTAGGTGCGGGCACTGGCCCGCTCGGTGGGCGCCGGGTCGACGCGCCACATCGCGCGGCCGGCCCCGGCGTTGACGCGCACCAGGCCCGGGGCGCCGTCCAGGGCGCGTTCGGCGGTCTCGTCGAGCGGTTCGAGCAAGGCCACGCTGCCCACCCCGAGGCCGGCGAGGGCGCTGCGCTGGTCGCGGCCTGCCGGGGAGAGCAGGCCCGAGATCACCGGCAGGACGACCGCGTCGTCCCGCTGGGCCGCGGCACCGGAGAAGCCGGCGAGCCGGCGGTCGGCGGAGTCCTCACCCCAGCGCTGCACGCTCCCGCGGGACAGCGACCATCGGATCCGTTCGCCGTCGACGGCGAGCACCAGGGCGCGGGTCGCCCCCGGCCCATCGCCCTCGGCGGCCGCCACGGCCGGGAGCAGGGCGGTCCGGCTGCGGTGCACCGCGAGGGCATCGGCGGAGGCGAACACGGCCAACGCCGTCAGCGACGGAACCGCCAGGAGTACCAACACCGGGCTCAGCAGACGGCGACGCCAGGGGCCGGTGCGGCGCATCCGGCGCCCCACCTGGGGCAGCACCGCGACCACGGCGATCGCGACCCCGAGCAGGGCCACCGACAGCGCCGGCCCGGACCACACCCGAGACCCGGCCACCAGGATCCGTTCGCCCACCAGGGCAGCCGCCAGACCGGTCAGCGCGATCAACCAGCCGAACACCGCGACCCGGCCGGCACCACCCCGCCGGAACAGGGCAGCCGCGGCCAGCACGATGACCGGCACGGCCAGCGCGATCGCCACGGCCACGGCGCCCACGACGATCAGGGGTAGGTCACCGACCACCGGGGGCAGCGGCTGTCCGACAGCCTGCGACAGGTACGCACCGCCGAGGCGCTCGGCCAGCGGCCCACCCAGGCTGAACAGCTGCTTGGGCGATCCGGGCAGGAACATCAGGTGCCACCACGGCGAGGACGGCGCCGCCGACCAGGGCGCGTCGCCGGCCAGTAACAGGCCGGGACGCCGCGCCACGGCCGCCCACCAGGGCAGCAGCACCACGGCCGGGATCAGCACGGTGAGCACCACCGGCAGCAGGCGGCGGGCGCCGAACACCACGGCCGCCGTGCCCGCGGCGACCAGGACGAGCACGGACAGCGGGACGGCCGTGGCCGGCGCCGCAGCGATCAGGGCAGTCATCAGGGCCCCGGCTGCAGCGGCTGCGGCGGGCGAGCCCGCGGTCAGGGTGCGCCAACAGGCCAGGGCGAACACCGGCAGCAGCAGGTGCACCAGGACGGCCGTGGGGCGGCCGGTGGCGACGGCCGCCAACAGCGGTGGGGCGGCCGACCAGATCAGCGCCGTGATCAGGCGCGTCGGGCGCGAGCGGGTCAGCGAGGCCGTCACGGCGTAGGCGACCGCGGCAGCCACGGCCGGGCCCGCCACCAGCAGCACCGTCACCAGACGGTCGGGAGTGCCGAACGGCAGGGCCAGCACGGCGAACAGCGATGTGGCGGGATCCGCGATGGCGCTCGCACCCAGACCGACCGGGCGCCAGGTCGGGCCGGCCTCGCGCCACACCCCGGCGATCCCGTCCGGCATCGGGCGCAGATGGACCCCGGTGACGGCCCCCGCGCCGGTGATCAGGTGACGGCCCGCGACCAGCCCCGCGACCAGGGCCGGCAGGCTCGCCAGCAGGCCCGGGACCGCCCGACGCAGCCGTGACGGCCCGGGCTCCGGCGGGGCGTCGCGCCAGCGAGCCGAGGGCCGGATCCACGACGTGATCTCGTCGCGGCGCTGCCTGGCCAACAGCCGGACAGACGCCCCCAGCGTGCGCACGGCCCCGGCGGGAACGGTTCGTGCCGAACGGATCCGGCGGCGAGCCCCGATCCAGCGGGCGGGCCGGGTCAGCACCTCGGACGTGGTGATCAGTTCGTCGAGACTCTCGGAGGGCTGCTTCAACACCAGCCGGACGACGGCCCGCGCCGGCCCGGCGAGCAGGGTCCAGACCAGGGCG belongs to Kineosporiaceae bacterium and includes:
- a CDS encoding HAMP domain-containing histidine kinase, with protein sequence MTAGDTVRLSSMVQRTIVVVSALAMLLFAVPLAVVVGGLYRGEAQEHLARDAERSRSVLTPAVLAQPSTIPSVLPVPHEPTVVIGVYDGTGLRIAGEGPARADPITGRVSATGVEESARLGSELVTVVPLTEDADAPAAYVVRAAEPYALVQHIVWLTWALMAALALAVLGLAAALARRQARRLAQPLQQLAESAAALGQGDFSVRPNRSRVREVDDAGRNLELTARRLGGMLERERAFSADASHQLRGPLTAVRIGLEASLLTPGADLRTSVQDALSDLDRLERTVLDLLALARDTRRATECIDAGALVRDVVQPWSRRLADAGRALITALDDELPGALVSPPALRTVLDVLLDNALTHGAGTVRVAVRSADQTVIVEVADQGEGLPDPTSAGAEVIFTRRSPDARGTGIGLALARSLIEADGGRLEVTSRRPAIFAAVLPAVSSPQPDPAGRTGTRSSAG
- a CDS encoding DUF3499 domain-containing protein, coding for MGAVRQCSRTACGRPAVATLTYVYSDSTAVLGPLASHAEPHCYDLCAAHAERLTVPRGWEVMRLSTEPFESPAPSHDDLLALADAVREAARVRPDPEPAAGLMREAAASSVEVGRRGHLRVLRDPGH
- a CDS encoding DedA family protein, coding for MSAYLEPILHLPPGLAYLVIGLLVFGEAAVFVGFVLPGETAVVLGGVLASQDVISIWALGVLVVIAAIVGDSVGYEVGRHYGDSVLDLGPLRRHRSRLDGARDFLRTRGGSAVFLGRWTAFLRAVMPGLAGLSRMPYGTFLAYNALGGVVWGVTFCLVGYLAGNSYHLVEKVIGRGAAVMTVVVLVAAVALWHRHRRRQERSEPDSHPA
- a CDS encoding phosphomannomutase/phosphoglucomutase, which produces MADPAEGASRRDLSDVVKAYDVRGLVGEQIDAEVTRALGVAFAEEVADDRTASGATRRVVIGYDMRPSSPELAQAFAEGAAATGLDVVLIGLCSTDGLYYASGALDAPGAMFTASHNPAAYNGIKLCRAAARPIGQDTGLVRIRQRAEQLLSGASAPVAPTPGTIVTEDRLAGYAAHLRALVDLSGSRPLRVVVDAGNGMGGLTTPAVLGTAAGLAALPLDVVPLYFELDGTFPNHEANPLEPANLRDLQAAVVREGADIGLAFDGDADRCFVIDERGEPVSPSAVTALVARREIAKERAAGRSATVIHNLITSRAVPEVIAEAGGTALRTRVGHSFIKAEMAAHSAVFGGEHSAHYYFRDFWFADTGMLAAMHVLAALGEASDAGAVPLSQLTAEYERYVASGEINSRVDDVAAATARVEAAFVDRPGVRLDRLDGLSVIHDAQGWWFNLRPSNTEPLLRLNAEAPTATEMAALRDDVLSLVRNG
- a CDS encoding cation diffusion facilitator family transporter; this translates as MSTEGGTRAIVAALAANLGIAATKFVAFLLTRSSSMLAESIHSLADSGNQLLLLIGGKRASRAATAEHPFGYGRQRYVYAFIVSIVLFSVGGLFALYEAWHKWSHPEPIEAWKWVPIAVLVVAIGLESFSFRTAIAESNHVRGHRSWVDFVRTAKAPELPVVLLEDLAALVGLVFALFGVGMTLFTDDGRWDAAGTALIGVLLVVVAAVLAIEMNSLLIGEGATREHLTAIETALVGVGVERVIHMKTLHLGPDELLVAAKIAVGPQRLASDVARIIDDAEARVRSAVPIARVIYLEPDVDRVGAAASLT
- a CDS encoding metallopeptidase family protein; translation: MPRTVPAWKSRSDRFDATVLDAVERLEQTWPAEVDGIEFAVEDVPPSDPAPWEHGAVPLGRSFPAHGDLPHRVVIYRRPVESRVGDGTELPALVHDVVVEQVAHLLGRRPEEIDPRYGTG
- a CDS encoding response regulator transcription factor, with protein sequence MTSILLVEDDEAIGRPMVGALRGQGYDPLWALTAAEALELAGTETPALVLLDLGLPDLDGVELCRQLRAVLPATVIVVLSGRADDVDVVLGLEAGADDYLTKPFRLPVLLARIRAHLRRLTPVLGPADSQVVRLGALNLDLGARRCDVAGREVPLRPKEFELLAALVAGAGQAVSRDQLMSQVWDENWTGSTKTLDMHVSSLRRKLADHGEDPNRIVTLRSFGYRYDPPGRAAAN
- a CDS encoding phosphosugar isomerase; translated protein: MALDEQLLDDAEGLAGADPSGSLRALASAGAQVRVSMRATAEAEVSRLVGDGRPRSVVVASLGGSAVVGDVLAMLAGSGSPVPVTVRRGLPLPGWVGPLDLVVAVSMSGRAPGPLGLAAEAARRGSRLLTVGMTGSPLQEVAQRTGGVHVPVPPPASPAARASRMGMWSLLTPVLAAAHAVGLTDTSDAVLESVADRLDARAATYRPASEAFVNPAKTLALDLADSVPVVLGDGDVTGVAASRAVAMLARTARVPAMRGALPDDAGDVVATFGGPFAARAEEDVFADPFLDGPGRVALRLLLLRDAEPSVDRPDGTWLVTSRTADAVRLTAQEAGVRVSEVSAEPGHPLERFADLVSLTDFAATYLALASGLDPLTSPHVADLRDRTR